One genomic window of Elaeis guineensis isolate ETL-2024a chromosome 2, EG11, whole genome shotgun sequence includes the following:
- the LOC105034478 gene encoding LOW QUALITY PROTEIN: uncharacterized protein (The sequence of the model RefSeq protein was modified relative to this genomic sequence to represent the inferred CDS: inserted 1 base in 1 codon) codes for MKGMKGRILKKLKSIPHVGYLKQGRILHVNASDGLLDDSPPPNPGRILRNLPVTREEDPDSKISTPSQPEIIDVDELMRDLEDEEPELSSGNKENIRPVSPPKYPASWKKKPENSIQSKTENYNSDLDMPTFRRPDLNSDTLFDPDLLAAFEQAVMDHIQSYEESRSRARAPKEEEEESHIDEEPPSKVPRKSEDYFNPLMECEERCCPPGGMGAIVLYTTTLRGVRKTFEDCNSVRFLLRSLKLLFLERDVSMHMEFREELWRVLGGRTXPPRLFIKGRYIGGADEVLGLHEQGKLLPLVQDLPLDRSGGVACEGCGGVRFMMCSECSGSRKLYHDENVMHIQCSHCNENGLILCPICC; via the exons ATGAAGGGGATGAAAGGCAGGATCCTGAAGAAGCTCAAGTCCATCCCCCATGTCGGATACCTCAAACAAGGCCGAATCCTCCACGTGAATGCCTCCGATGGGTTGCTCGATGACTCCCCTCCTCCCAACCCCGGCCGGATTCTCCGCAATCTCCCGGTCACCAGAGAAGAAGACCCCGACTCCAAAATCTCCACACCCTCCCAACCTGAAATCATCGATGTGGATGAGCTCATGAGAGATCTCGAAGACGAGGAACCGGAGCTCAGCAGTGGAAATAAAGAGAATATCAGACCGGTGTCGCCGCCTAAATACCCGGCTTCGTGGAAGAAGAAACCAGAGAACTCCATCCAGTCCAAAACCGAAAACTATAATTCCGATCTCGACATGCCCACCTTCCGACGGCCGGACCTCAATTCCGACACCCTGTTCGACCCCGACCTTCTGGCTGCATTCGAGCAGGCAGTGATGGACCATATACAAAGCTATGAGGAATCTAGGAGCAGGGCCAGGGcaccaaaagaagaagaagaagaatcccATATAGATGAAGAGCCTCCATCAAAAGTTCCTCGCAAAAGTGAGGACTACTTTAATCCACTGATGGAATGCGAGGAGAGGTGCTGCCCTCCAGGAGGGATGGGAGCTATAGTTCTGTACACGACGACCCTCCGAGGAGTGAGGAAGACCTTCGAGGACTGCAACAGCGTCCGGTTTCTGCTTCGGAGCTTGAAACTGTTGTTCTTGGAGAGAGATGTATCGATGCACATGGAATTCAGGGAGGAGCTTTGGAGAGTGTTAGGGGGCCGGA ATCCCCCGAGGCTCTTCATAAAGGGGAGATATATAGGAGGGGCTGATGAGGTGCTGGGGCTTCATGAGCAGGGGAAGCTGCTGCCTTTGGTGCAGGATTTGCCGCTGGACCGGTCGGGTGGAGTGGCCTGCGAGGGGTGCGGTGGGGTGAGGTTCATGATGTGCTCCGAGTGTAGTGGCAGTCGCAAGCTTTATCATGATGAGAATGTGATGCACATCCAATGCAGTCATTGCAATGAGAATGGTTTGATACTATGCCCCATTTGTTGCTGA